Proteins encoded within one genomic window of Nonomuraea gerenzanensis:
- a CDS encoding DddA-like double-stranded DNA deaminase toxin, translating into MIRALCDRTPGRAAGVIGTVLALLVVGSPMTEAAAADPPAAPVCERQVVLEAWVTGGVNVRPAAEQALLGDRAAICALLAELPGLVARDDREQAGRIKAHGGPEVAAAANAALMSDDSGAVVKFLDGGWESAREIDLRASVNAMKAAGGPEVRAAANAVLRNGSREALGQFVESGWRLPFRLDLRAVVNRAMAGGGPQVQAAANRALQDGSLEMQERFVQIDWGVAQARDNESQTLNDLRASATEATRRAAFETVSAVAQAERAKAEAAAAKSDAQEAERLASLAGRESAEARRQAQRAAEAADRAAIASSVAVQAARAAAEAARAAAGAAGRAATAAARAHTKSDEAWAAAAAAELDAEAAAAAENHNKVMRQIGPQISAWLSPIDQITAVTQQAYAAVAAADSARANTEAAGRAAEAAGRYAGEASAEAKAAFAAAARAGASAERAKRATAETVRQADIAKDAAGKARDAATRAVSYAEQAASAAASAAQHAGNAVNAAELATQHADNAYRAAEDALRAAETAQVVYKAARTADAERLRHELELELSFARHISQKAAQARLGDARGFGVPIRRYHTPQIDALIAEVADPRTEAAVAARKAREVARYFATVPGTWTSSAAMKALGEDDDVRAVEFVRSGLAAAQEQDDRTTLTGLMVTGTPAMRAAAQRALDGAWAGVVAFLDDPDYPERAAEQRERVGRILAEARDAGHAQTEEAANLALRSGDPAALEEFLEVKHNTAYTMDVRAKVGAIAGDGSHGTEVRNGAQVALAGTTAMQAEFLEVGRHRAAERDYATATHNYIATSLMIETSQIAQRAVDFARTAQAAAAQARGSAEEAIGYAGDAGRAADQARTFATEAVAHARDAAASAERAAQSVRTAAAAAQQAEQSAGRASLSARWARASAVSAAQDAAGAYAAYDTAYAAQIRAGQSASEAARIAAEVFEHYREEAQRRLNTLKGEWLGHCEWGPEDGLPGYNDCNAYVEKILNDPKGPLHDPEGYASRNADKCRRQFVGKALDACLSVVMSPLFSFAKTGISDRETETHRLAEEYIALTGLDLINAASQYSLIGDCKSAATRSVLSAGKSFSDCISGALDLSEDPDWDKYASQWKGTFVESLIPEELRFAEYNSVWGPMYLLHHLSDRTVIVATYESALATSLVRMLPIGCVQDGGHCPYEDAASQLKDVSESIKRLNNQGYLVDESGRVLDASGLPIASLPPADDLGKWAEYTVESGLHDDLAALGHRLDLLYRQQFGLPVAPPAWHLETQLAYRVATREVALRDSTLRLVMNNPGGVCDAVPISGTGPDRQRQAVAGCVQAVKLLLPAGTTMIIYYPDPDHPAELLEVTVHGAGRWLD; encoded by the coding sequence CGATCTGCGCTCTGCTGGCCGAGCTGCCCGGGCTCGTGGCGCGCGACGACCGCGAGCAGGCCGGCCGCATCAAGGCCCACGGCGGGCCCGAGGTGGCCGCCGCCGCCAACGCCGCCCTGATGTCGGACGACTCCGGCGCCGTGGTGAAGTTCCTCGACGGCGGCTGGGAGAGCGCCAGGGAGATCGACCTGCGCGCCAGCGTGAACGCGATGAAGGCGGCGGGCGGGCCGGAGGTCAGGGCCGCCGCGAACGCGGTGCTGCGCAACGGGTCGCGGGAGGCCCTGGGGCAGTTCGTCGAGTCGGGCTGGCGGCTGCCATTCCGGCTGGACCTGCGGGCGGTCGTCAACCGGGCGATGGCCGGAGGCGGCCCGCAGGTGCAGGCGGCGGCGAACCGGGCGCTCCAGGACGGCAGCCTGGAGATGCAGGAGCGGTTCGTCCAGATCGACTGGGGCGTGGCCCAGGCCAGGGACAACGAGAGCCAGACCCTGAACGATCTGCGGGCGAGCGCCACGGAGGCGACCCGCCGCGCGGCGTTCGAGACGGTCTCGGCGGTCGCGCAGGCCGAGCGGGCCAAGGCCGAGGCGGCGGCGGCCAAGAGCGACGCGCAGGAGGCGGAACGCCTCGCCTCGCTGGCCGGGCGCGAGTCGGCGGAGGCCAGACGCCAGGCCCAGCGCGCGGCCGAGGCCGCCGACCGCGCCGCGATCGCCTCCAGCGTCGCCGTACAGGCCGCGCGGGCAGCCGCGGAGGCCGCGCGCGCGGCAGCGGGCGCCGCCGGGCGCGCGGCGACCGCGGCGGCGCGGGCGCACACGAAGTCCGACGAGGCGTGGGCGGCAGCGGCGGCAGCGGAGCTGGACGCCGAGGCCGCCGCGGCGGCGGAGAACCACAACAAGGTCATGCGGCAGATCGGCCCGCAGATCTCCGCCTGGCTCTCGCCCATCGACCAGATCACCGCCGTGACCCAGCAGGCCTACGCCGCGGTCGCCGCCGCCGACTCGGCGCGGGCCAACACCGAGGCCGCCGGGCGCGCGGCCGAGGCCGCCGGCCGCTACGCGGGGGAGGCCAGCGCCGAGGCGAAGGCCGCGTTCGCGGCGGCGGCGCGGGCGGGGGCGAGCGCGGAACGGGCGAAGCGCGCCACCGCCGAGACGGTGCGCCAGGCCGACATCGCCAAGGACGCCGCCGGCAAGGCGCGGGACGCCGCGACACGCGCGGTGTCGTACGCGGAGCAGGCGGCGAGCGCCGCCGCGAGCGCGGCCCAGCACGCGGGCAACGCCGTCAACGCGGCCGAGCTGGCGACGCAGCACGCCGACAACGCCTACCGCGCGGCGGAGGACGCGTTGCGGGCCGCCGAGACGGCCCAGGTCGTGTACAAGGCGGCGCGGACGGCGGACGCCGAACGACTCCGGCACGAGCTGGAGCTGGAGCTGTCGTTCGCCCGGCACATCAGCCAGAAGGCCGCGCAGGCCCGGCTGGGGGACGCCCGCGGCTTCGGCGTGCCGATCCGCCGCTATCACACGCCGCAGATCGACGCGCTGATCGCCGAGGTCGCCGACCCGCGGACAGAGGCCGCCGTGGCGGCCCGCAAGGCGCGGGAGGTGGCCCGCTACTTCGCGACCGTGCCCGGCACCTGGACCAGCTCGGCGGCCATGAAGGCGCTCGGCGAGGACGACGACGTCCGCGCCGTCGAGTTCGTCAGGAGCGGGCTGGCAGCGGCGCAGGAGCAGGACGACCGCACGACCCTGACCGGTCTCATGGTCACCGGCACCCCCGCCATGAGAGCCGCCGCGCAGCGCGCCCTCGACGGCGCCTGGGCCGGCGTCGTCGCCTTCCTCGACGACCCCGACTACCCCGAGCGGGCCGCCGAACAGCGGGAGCGGGTCGGCCGGATCCTCGCCGAGGCCCGCGACGCCGGCCACGCGCAGACCGAGGAGGCGGCGAACCTCGCCCTGCGCTCCGGCGATCCGGCCGCGCTGGAGGAGTTCCTGGAGGTCAAGCACAACACCGCCTACACGATGGACGTCCGGGCCAAGGTCGGCGCGATCGCCGGTGACGGCTCCCACGGCACCGAGGTGCGCAACGGCGCCCAGGTCGCGCTCGCCGGCACGACGGCGATGCAGGCCGAGTTCCTGGAGGTGGGGCGGCATCGCGCGGCCGAGCGGGACTACGCGACAGCGACGCACAACTACATCGCCACGTCCCTGATGATCGAGACCTCGCAGATCGCGCAGCGCGCCGTCGACTTCGCGCGCACCGCGCAGGCCGCGGCGGCGCAGGCCCGCGGCTCCGCCGAGGAGGCCATCGGGTACGCCGGCGACGCCGGCAGAGCGGCCGACCAGGCGCGGACGTTCGCCACCGAGGCCGTCGCGCACGCCCGCGACGCCGCCGCGTCCGCCGAACGGGCCGCGCAGTCCGTCCGCACCGCCGCCGCGGCGGCCCAGCAGGCGGAGCAGTCGGCGGGCAGGGCGTCCCTGTCGGCGCGCTGGGCCCGGGCCTCGGCGGTCTCGGCGGCACAGGACGCGGCCGGCGCCTACGCCGCCTACGACACCGCCTACGCGGCGCAGATCCGGGCCGGCCAGAGCGCCTCGGAGGCGGCCAGGATCGCCGCCGAGGTGTTCGAGCACTATCGGGAGGAGGCCCAGCGCCGCCTCAACACGCTGAAGGGGGAGTGGCTGGGGCACTGCGAATGGGGGCCGGAGGACGGCCTGCCCGGCTACAACGACTGCAACGCCTACGTGGAGAAGATCCTCAACGACCCCAAGGGCCCGCTGCACGACCCGGAGGGCTATGCGAGCAGGAACGCCGACAAGTGCCGGCGCCAGTTCGTCGGCAAGGCCCTGGACGCCTGCCTGTCCGTGGTCATGAGCCCGCTGTTCTCCTTCGCCAAGACGGGCATCTCCGACCGGGAGACCGAGACGCACCGGCTCGCCGAGGAGTACATCGCCCTGACAGGGCTGGACCTGATCAACGCCGCCTCCCAGTACTCGCTGATCGGTGACTGCAAGTCCGCCGCCACGCGAAGCGTGCTCAGCGCGGGCAAGAGCTTCTCCGACTGCATCAGCGGGGCCCTCGACCTGTCCGAGGATCCCGACTGGGACAAGTACGCGAGCCAGTGGAAGGGCACCTTCGTGGAGTCGCTCATCCCGGAGGAGCTGCGCTTCGCCGAGTACAACTCGGTCTGGGGGCCGATGTACCTGCTCCACCACCTGTCCGACCGGACCGTCATCGTGGCGACGTACGAGTCCGCGCTGGCGACCTCGCTCGTGCGGATGCTGCCGATCGGCTGCGTCCAGGACGGCGGGCACTGCCCGTACGAGGACGCCGCGTCCCAGCTCAAGGACGTGAGCGAGTCGATCAAGCGGCTCAACAACCAGGGCTACCTCGTCGACGAGTCAGGCCGGGTGCTCGACGCGAGCGGGCTGCCGATCGCGAGTCTCCCCCCGGCCGACGACCTCGGGAAGTGGGCGGAATACACGGTCGAGAGCGGGCTGCACGACGACCTGGCCGCCCTCGGACACCGCCTCGACCTGCTGTACAGGCAGCAGTTCGGGCTGCCCGTCGCGCCTCCGGCCTGGCACCTGGAGACGCAGCTCGCCTATCGCGTCGCCACGCGCGAGGTGGCGCTGCGTGACTCCACGCTGCGGCTCGTCATGAACAACCCGGGCGGGGTCTGCGACGCGGTGCCGATCAGCGGCACCGGGCCCGACCGGCAGCGGCAGGCCGTGGCGGGGTGCGTCCAGGCCGTCAAGCTGCTGCTGCCGGCCGGCACCACGATGATCATTTACTATCCCGATCCGGACCATCCTGCGGAACTGCTGGAGGTGACCGTGCACGGGGCCGGGCGCTGGCTGGACTGA
- a CDS encoding YciI family protein, producing MKYMMFVCTDAQPDTDRSDLPDIEAWVAQNDAQGRRLRGAELAPESVATTVRVRAGELILSDGPFAETKEVIVGFDLLECENLDEAIEVARAHPMARAGRLELRPFADSGQ from the coding sequence ATGAAGTACATGATGTTCGTCTGCACCGACGCCCAGCCCGACACGGACCGGAGCGACCTGCCGGACATCGAGGCGTGGGTGGCGCAGAACGACGCTCAAGGGCGGCGCCTGCGAGGCGCGGAGCTGGCTCCGGAATCCGTGGCCACCACCGTCCGCGTGCGGGCAGGCGAGCTGATCCTCTCCGACGGCCCGTTCGCCGAGACCAAGGAGGTGATCGTAGGCTTCGACCTGCTCGAATGCGAGAACCTGGACGAGGCGATCGAGGTGGCCCGCGCTCACCCGATGGCCAGGGCGGGACGGCTGGAGTTGCGCCCGTTCGCCGATTCCGGGCAGTGA
- a CDS encoding RNA polymerase sigma factor produces MTADLAAVAADAYPRVVARLIRMTGDWTLAEDCAQEALTSAVQRWPREGVPANPGGWLMTVARNCAVDVLRRGSVERRKLAELGALTPTEEEGPETLDDEEIVDDRLRLIFTCCHPALALESRVALTLRTICAVPTAEVARAFLVSESTMTRRLTRAKRKIVEARIPYRVPTGPALAERLPGVLAVLYLLFTQGYNADGEPAFAAEAIRLARLLRRLMPGQSEVSALLALFLLQHSRRHARQDAEGNLLSLERQDRSLWDRDAIAEGLDLVAGLDRDGPYGLQARIAACHATAPSPPETDWPEIAGHYDELARIHPTPVVELNRAVAHGYAYGPRAGLAMLARARSGGGLHDHPLALAAEADLTSRIGDHTRAAALFRQAAAVAHSEPERRALLDRAEENAR; encoded by the coding sequence GTGACGGCGGATCTGGCCGCGGTCGCCGCCGACGCCTATCCGCGGGTGGTCGCGAGGCTGATCCGCATGACGGGCGACTGGACGCTGGCCGAGGACTGCGCTCAGGAGGCGTTGACCTCGGCCGTGCAGCGGTGGCCGCGGGAGGGCGTACCGGCCAACCCCGGCGGCTGGCTCATGACGGTGGCGCGCAACTGCGCCGTCGACGTGCTCAGGCGCGGCTCGGTGGAGCGCCGCAAGCTGGCGGAGCTGGGCGCACTGACGCCGACCGAGGAGGAGGGCCCGGAGACCCTCGATGATGAGGAGATCGTGGACGACCGGTTGCGGCTCATCTTCACCTGTTGTCATCCGGCGCTGGCCCTGGAGTCCCGGGTGGCCCTGACGCTGCGGACGATCTGCGCGGTGCCGACCGCGGAGGTCGCCCGCGCCTTCCTGGTCTCCGAGTCGACCATGACCCGCCGCCTGACCCGCGCCAAGAGGAAGATCGTCGAAGCGCGGATCCCGTACCGGGTGCCCACCGGTCCGGCCCTGGCCGAACGGCTGCCCGGGGTTCTGGCCGTGCTGTATCTGCTGTTCACGCAGGGCTACAACGCCGACGGCGAGCCGGCGTTCGCCGCGGAGGCGATCCGGCTGGCGCGGCTGCTGCGCCGGCTCATGCCCGGGCAGAGCGAGGTGTCGGCGCTGCTCGCCCTCTTCCTCCTGCAGCACTCCCGCCGCCACGCCCGCCAGGACGCCGAGGGCAACCTGCTCTCCCTGGAACGGCAGGACCGCTCCCTCTGGGACCGGGACGCGATCGCCGAGGGCCTGGACCTCGTCGCCGGTCTCGATCGGGACGGCCCGTACGGGCTGCAGGCCCGCATCGCCGCCTGTCACGCCACCGCTCCGTCGCCGCCCGAGACGGACTGGCCGGAGATAGCCGGGCACTACGACGAGCTGGCCCGGATCCACCCGACGCCCGTGGTCGAGCTGAATCGGGCCGTGGCGCACGGCTACGCCTACGGCCCGCGGGCCGGCCTGGCGATGCTGGCCAGGGCGCGGTCGGGCGGCGGCCTGCACGACCATCCGCTCGCCCTCGCCGCCGAAGCCGACCTCACCTCGAGAATCGGCGACCACACCCGGGCCGCGGCCCTGTTCCGGCAGGCGGCGGCCGTCGCCCACAGCGAGCCGGAGCGCCGTGCGCTGCTCGACCGCGCCGAGGAGAACGCCCGATAG